In a genomic window of Corvus moneduloides isolate bCorMon1 chromosome 17, bCorMon1.pri, whole genome shotgun sequence:
- the DUSP15 gene encoding dual specificity protein phosphatase 15 — protein MGNGMSQILPGLYLGNFVDAKDLEQLSRNKITHIVSIHESPQPLLKDITYLRIPLPDTPEANIKRHFKECISFIHQCRLHGGNCLVHCLAGISRSTTVVVAYVMVVTELSCQEVLDAIRTIRPVANPNPGFRQQLSEFGGSAARKVRRHLKQRYGMSPFNDEEEIKALLPAGREGTSRTEGAVQGLVPRARDMRSTSPFLLRVKRTFSCIPACLK, from the exons ATGGGGAACGGCATGAGCCAG ATCCTTCCCGGCCTCTACCTTGGGAACTTTGTTG ATGCCAAAGACCTGGAGCAGCTAAGCCGGAACAAGATCACCCACATTGTTTCGATCCATGAATCCCCCCAGCCCTTGCTGAAG GACATTACCTACCTCCGCATCCCCCTGCCTGACACCCCTGAAGCCAACAT CAAGAGGCACTTCAAGGAATGCATCAGTTTTATCCACCAGTGTCGCCTGCATGGAGGGAACTGCCTTGTCCACTG CCTTGCTGGCATCTCCCGCAGTACCACCGTGGTCGTTGCCTATGTCATGGTTGTCACGGAGCTGAGCTGCCAGGAGGTGCTGGATGCCATCCGAACCATCCGGCCCGTCGCCAACCCCAACCCCGGCTTCAGGCAGCAGCTGTCTGAGTTCGGTGGCAGTGCAGCCCGCAAG GTCCGCAGGCACCTGAAGCAGAGGTATGGGATGTCCCCTTTCAATGACGAGGAAGAAATAAAGGccttgctgccagcagggagagaaggaacaTCCAGGACAGAGGGAGCTGTGCAAGGACTGGTCCCAAGAGCCAGAGACATGAGGAGCACAAGTCCCTTCCTGCTGCGGGTGAAGAGGACTTTCTCCTGCATCCCGGCTTGTCTGAAGTGA
- the PDRG1 gene encoding p53 and DNA damage-regulated protein 1 isoform X1, which produces MARDPAFVLRYLAEVEELAEDVLAARQQIVDLDVKRNRNREALRALQKDPEPDEKAMVCFGSMFIELPKAKTREMLLQDQEELDEEINNLRKELRVKVNRLYEAQGKPELKGFNLNPMSAEEMKLINRILEG; this is translated from the exons aTGGCCCGGGACCCGGCCTTCGTGCTGCGCTACCTGGCCGAGGTGGAGGAGCTGGCCGAGGACGTGCTGGCGGCACGGCAGCAG ATCGTGGACCTGGACGTGAAGCGGAACCGGAACCGCGAGGCCCTGCGGGCGCTGCAAAAGGACCCGGAGCCCGACG aAAAGGCCATGGTTTGCTTCGGGAGCATGTTCATCGAGTTGCCGAAGGCGAAGACCcgggagatgctgctgcagg ACCAGGAAGAGCTGGATGAAGAGATAAACAACCTCCGGAAAGAGCTGCGTGTGAAGGTCAACCGGCTCTATGAAGCTCAAG GTAAACCTGAGCTGAAGGGGTTTAACCTGAATCCCATGTCTGCCGAGGAAATGAAGCTCATCAACCGCATCCTGGAGGGCTGA
- the PDRG1 gene encoding p53 and DNA damage-regulated protein 1 isoform X2 — protein MARDPAFVLRYLAEVEELAEDVLAARQQIVDLDVKRNRNREALRALQKDPEPDDQEELDEEINNLRKELRVKVNRLYEAQGKPELKGFNLNPMSAEEMKLINRILEG, from the exons aTGGCCCGGGACCCGGCCTTCGTGCTGCGCTACCTGGCCGAGGTGGAGGAGCTGGCCGAGGACGTGCTGGCGGCACGGCAGCAG ATCGTGGACCTGGACGTGAAGCGGAACCGGAACCGCGAGGCCCTGCGGGCGCTGCAAAAGGACCCGGAGCCCGACG ACCAGGAAGAGCTGGATGAAGAGATAAACAACCTCCGGAAAGAGCTGCGTGTGAAGGTCAACCGGCTCTATGAAGCTCAAG GTAAACCTGAGCTGAAGGGGTTTAACCTGAATCCCATGTCTGCCGAGGAAATGAAGCTCATCAACCGCATCCTGGAGGGCTGA